A window of Synchiropus splendidus isolate RoL2022-P1 chromosome 9, RoL_Sspl_1.0, whole genome shotgun sequence contains these coding sequences:
- the hmgcll1 gene encoding 3-hydroxy-3-methylglutaryl-CoA lyase, cytoplasmic isoform X1, translating to MGNVPASVKHCLSYEQLVQENPWLRRWLLEEKTISGYPKFVKIVEVGPRDGLQNEKEIVPTEVKIQLIDMLSRTGLSVIEATSFVSSKWVPQMADHSEVLRGIQRALNVQYPVLTPNMKGFQDAVEAGATEVAVFASASETFSKKNINCSIDESMQRFQEVINSAKERQIPVRGYVSCVLGCPHEGHIDPSKVAEVAKRLYQMGCYEISLGDTIGVGSPGSMSQMLRSVMKEVPTEALAVHCHDTYGQALPNILVALQMGVRVVDSAVAGLGGCPYAQGSSGNVSTEDVLYMLHGMGIETGVDLSRVIEAGDFICNALRRQTSSKVARARNRTLECSTL from the exons ATGGGAAACGTACCGGCCTCCGTCAAGCACTGCCTGAGCTACGAGCAACTGGTCCAGGAGAATCCATGGCTGAGACGctggctgctggaggagaag ACGATATCGGGGTATCCAAAGTTTGTCAAAATCGTGGAAGTGGGTCCGAGAGACGGGCTTCAAAATGAGAAG GAAATCGTCCCGACCGAGGTGAAAATCCAGCTGATAGACATGCTCTCCAGAACCGGCCTGTCGGTTATTGAGGCCACCAGCTTCGTGTCTTCAAAGTGGGTACCCCAG ATGGCCGACCACTCTGAGGTGCTCAGAGGAATCCAGAGAGCACTCAATGTTCAGTACCCGGTgctgacaccaaacatgaaggGCTTCCAGGACGCC GTGGAGGCCGGTGCAACTGAAGTCGCCGTGTTTGCGTCAGCATCTGAGACCTTCAGTAAAAAGAACATTAACTGTTCTATTGATGAAAGCATGCAGAGGTTTCAGGAAGTCATCAACAGCGCTAAAGAGCGCCAGATTCCGGTGCGCGG ATATGTTTCTTGTGTCCTGGGATGCCCTCACGAAGGACACATCGATCCCTCTAAAGTTGCTGAG gTGGCTAAGCGGTTATATCAAATGGGATGCTACGAGATCTCACTTGGTGACACGATCGGCGTCGGGAGTCCAGGTTCCATGAGTCAGATGCTGCGGAGTGTGATGAAAGAGGTGCCCACTGAAGCGCTAGCCGTTCACTGCCATGACACGTACGGTCAAGCGCTTCCTAACATCCTCGTTGCACTTCAG ATGGGGGTCCGTGTGGTGGATTCTGCAGTTGCTGGGTTGGGAGGTTGCCCGTACGCTCAGGGTTCGTCTGGCAATGTTTCAACAGAGGATGTGCTCTACATGCTCCACGGCATGGGCATTGAAACG GGGGTGGATCTGTCTCGAGTCATTGAGGCTGGCGACTTCATCTGCAACGCTTTAAGACGCCAGACAAGCTCCAAAGTCGCTCGAGCGAGAAACAGGACACTGGAGTGCTCAACTTTGTGA
- the hmgcll1 gene encoding 3-hydroxy-3-methylglutaryl-CoA lyase, cytoplasmic isoform X2, protein MADHSEVLRGIQRALNVQYPVLTPNMKGFQDAVEAGATEVAVFASASETFSKKNINCSIDESMQRFQEVINSAKERQIPVRGYVSCVLGCPHEGHIDPSKVAEVAKRLYQMGCYEISLGDTIGVGSPGSMSQMLRSVMKEVPTEALAVHCHDTYGQALPNILVALQMGVRVVDSAVAGLGGCPYAQGSSGNVSTEDVLYMLHGMGIETGVDLSRVIEAGDFICNALRRQTSSKVARARNRTLECSTL, encoded by the exons ATGGCCGACCACTCTGAGGTGCTCAGAGGAATCCAGAGAGCACTCAATGTTCAGTACCCGGTgctgacaccaaacatgaaggGCTTCCAGGACGCC GTGGAGGCCGGTGCAACTGAAGTCGCCGTGTTTGCGTCAGCATCTGAGACCTTCAGTAAAAAGAACATTAACTGTTCTATTGATGAAAGCATGCAGAGGTTTCAGGAAGTCATCAACAGCGCTAAAGAGCGCCAGATTCCGGTGCGCGG ATATGTTTCTTGTGTCCTGGGATGCCCTCACGAAGGACACATCGATCCCTCTAAAGTTGCTGAG gTGGCTAAGCGGTTATATCAAATGGGATGCTACGAGATCTCACTTGGTGACACGATCGGCGTCGGGAGTCCAGGTTCCATGAGTCAGATGCTGCGGAGTGTGATGAAAGAGGTGCCCACTGAAGCGCTAGCCGTTCACTGCCATGACACGTACGGTCAAGCGCTTCCTAACATCCTCGTTGCACTTCAG ATGGGGGTCCGTGTGGTGGATTCTGCAGTTGCTGGGTTGGGAGGTTGCCCGTACGCTCAGGGTTCGTCTGGCAATGTTTCAACAGAGGATGTGCTCTACATGCTCCACGGCATGGGCATTGAAACG GGGGTGGATCTGTCTCGAGTCATTGAGGCTGGCGACTTCATCTGCAACGCTTTAAGACGCCAGACAAGCTCCAAAGTCGCTCGAGCGAGAAACAGGACACTGGAGTGCTCAACTTTGTGA
- the gfral gene encoding GDNF family receptor alpha-like, whose amino-acid sequence MPQTHLQTLVMLGLVVSNLLADSAPPDCLASTHVCRSLLCRSEHTFHSQVCEDGGCQIKDSMICNMTIKTVLDQFPSLRACLCVEEQEEELCGSVHDLATQCLPQPAAQVKRSTKAGWGESDLKDNAYGSSGTCSDQVRACVSDSVCNRHLAPVLLACAADHCVPDQCRGATQDFYAQMPIGVAEMLAMCDCNSSDQSCMLMKWMLHSGACGQETELCLETVNQCVTDSECRGLFVNFQSKCWHEEDRHCTDGELGQDCFTHLDQGLILGSDSACIEAYIATLGTPLHHPCSCEQLQGEDLLSCSMILHIFHDRSHFINPLTESISSEPPAADEPEEQTYYVLYTCAAVFPVILCLLILAVTTKLCMRRKKKRFHPPQKSNCVLVL is encoded by the exons ATGCCACAGACGCACCTTCAGACTCTTGTCATGCTTG GATTGGTTGTTTCCAACCTCCTGGCGGACTCAGCTCCTCCTGACTGCCTTGCTTCTACACACGTCTGCAGGTCACTGTTGTGCAGAAGTGAGCACACATTTCACAGCCAGGTCTGCGAAG ATGGAGGATGCCAGATAAAGGACTCAATGATCTGTAACATGACCATCAAAACGGTGCTGGACCAATTTCCTTCACTCCgggcgtgtttgtgtgtggaggagcaggaggaggagctttgTGGCTCGGTACATGACCTGGCCACACAATGCCTTCCACAGCCAG CCGCACAGGTGAAGAGGAGCACAAAAGCAGGCTGGGGAGAAAGCGACTTAAAAGACAATG CATACGGTTCAAGTGGAACGTGCTCGGATCAGGTGCGCGCTTGTGTCAGTGATTCTGTTTGCAACAGACATCTGGCTCCGGTTCTCCTGGCCTGCGCTGCGGATCACTGTGTTCCTGATCAATGCCGGGGAGCCACACAAGACTTCTATGCCCAGATGCCGATCGGTGTTGCAGAAATGTTGGCCATGTGTGACTGCAACTCCTCGGATCAAAGCTGCATGCTGATGAAATGGATGCTGCATAGCGGAGCCTGTGGTCAGGAGACAGAGTTGTGTTTGGAGACAGTGAACCAGTGTGTGACGGACAGCGAGTGCAG AGGTCTGTTTGTGAATTTCCAATCCAAATGCTGGCATGAAGAGGATCGTCACTGCACTGACGGCGAGCTGGGTCAAGACTGCTTCACTCACTTGGATCAAGGTCTCATTCTTGGGAGTGACAGCGCGTGCATAGAGGCCTACATCGCCACGTTAGGAACCCCACTTCATCACCCTTGTTCATGCGAGCAGTTGCAAGGGGAGGATTTGTTGTCATGCAGCATGATTCTGCACATTTTTCATGACAGATCACACTTCA TCAACCCTTTGACAGAAAGCATTTCTAGTGAACCTCCAGCAGCAGATGAACCAGAAGAGCAAACAT ATTATGTTCTGTACACTTGTGCGGCTGTGTTTCCTGTTATTCTCTGTCTTCTGATCCTTGCTGTGACGACCAAACTGTG TATgcgaagaaagaagaagagattTCATCCTCCTCAGAAAAGCAACTGTGTTCTCGTACTGTAA